In Montipora foliosa isolate CH-2021 chromosome 13, ASM3666993v2, whole genome shotgun sequence, one DNA window encodes the following:
- the LOC137981559 gene encoding uncharacterized protein has protein sequence MSNDKLSDNGVNETGTTSEGVSPGRYSSAQERGTGRYQATARMQWTKQVNIVVMECYYRNRPVDENGIPIRGYRRRMFREWRERGMFESTEQRISDQARAIRKNGWLSELELETIRRRIEQEGEETHEMENVTKSADIDQNVVNEKVDKKRLEEETRKVNKAIKHVAPKDITESNNLMKAASIWVARQLGLKKPMRGKKVEPWWKRRIEGDIKRIRWEVNILEREKRGEIKSKRKVKELENKYNIKRKGLTLVIEELKQKLLAKTAKINRYEQRITQYRQNQMFETDQKKVYEELNSEFNGESVIPDKRVRAFGMPGYPNGRTVLCQKDPANSIAVDNFRPISCLPLMWKLTTGILADNMYDYFERERILPEEQKGCRKGRRGTKDQLLIDKAILKDCRKIHKNLAMAWIDYRKAYDMVPHSWIVECLEMFGIAENVKKFLIDSMKTWKTELTSSGESLGVIHIRRGIFQGDSLSPLLFVKINSRL, from the exons ATGTCTAATGATAAGTTATCAGACAACGGCGTGAATGAGACCGGAACTACCAGTGAAGGTGTCTCACCTGGCAGGTACTCCTCGGCCCAGGAGCGGGGAACCGGTCGTTATCAAGCTACTGCTAGGATGCAATGGACCAAGCAAGTAAATATTGTAGTTATGGAATGCTATTATCGAAATAGGCCTGTAGATGAGAATGGGATACCAATAAGAGGTTACAGACGAAGAATGTTCAGGGAGTGGAGAGAAAGGGGAATGTTCGAGTCCACTGAGCAAAGGATTTCTGACCAGGCAAGGGCAATAAGAAAGAATGGTTGGCTGTCCGAGCTGGAACTAGAGACGATAAGGAGAAGGATAGAGCAGGAAGGTGAGGAAACCCATGAGATGGAAAATGTTACAAAGAGTGCTGATATAGACCAAAATGTGGTGAACGAG AAAGTTGATAAGAAAAGATTGGAAGAAGAAACTAGGAAAGTAAACAAGGCAATTAAACATGTGGCGCCAAAGGACATAACTGAATCAAACAATCTGATGAAAGCTGCTAGTATATGGGTTGCAAGACAGTTGGGTCTAAAAAAGCCGATGAGAGGTAAGAAAGTGGAACCATGGTGGAAAAGAAGAATCGAGGGAGATATTAAGAGAATAAGGTGGGAAGTAAACATATTGGAGAGGGAAAAACGAggagaaatcaaatcaaaacgAAAGGTTAAAGAACTGGAAAATAAATACAACATTAAAAGAAAGGGGCTAACATTGGTAATTGAAGAACTTAAACAAAAGTTGCTGGCAAAAACCGCAAAAATAAATCGATACGAACAAAGAATAACACAATACCGACAAAATCAGATGTTTGAGACTGACCAGAAAAAGGTCTATGAAGAATTGAACAGTGAATTTAATGGTGAAAGTGTGATACCTGATAAGAGAGTAAGAGCTTTTGGAATG CCAGGTTACCCGAATGGCAGGACAGTCTTATGCCAAAAAGATCCTGCTAATAGTATTGCAGTCGATAATTTTAGACCGATATCCTGCCTACCCCTGATGTGGAAGCTGACAACAGGAATACTTGCTGATAACATGTATGACTACTTTGAGAGGGAAAGGATATTACCTGAGGAACAGAAGGGGTGCCGCAAGGGAAGGCGTGGAACTAAGGACCAGCTCTTAATTGACAAGGCTATTTTAAAGGATTGCAGGAAAATACACAAAAATCTAGCGATGGCTTGGATTGATTATCGGAAAGCATATGATATGGTGCCGCATAGCTGGATTGTGGAGTGTTTGGAGATGTTTGGGATAGCTGAGAATGTGAAAAAGTTTCTGATTGATAGTATGAAGACATGGAAAACAGAGTTAACATCATCGGGCGAGAGTTTAGGAGTTATCCACATTAGAAGAGGGATTTTTCAAGGGGATAGTTTGTCACCACTACTATTTGTGAAAATCAACAGCAGGTTATGA
- the LOC137981558 gene encoding uncharacterized protein has protein sequence MICKGHFLLADKDYRICRTDEFISPTKAATEREEAIPRGSRFIDLDVFRESLQSCTHCQSGPLSFYHVTDEVRYGLASTFVIKCPFCGKSNQVKTSGQHRSGKCSPPAFDINTRVVLGCLHAGIGQTHINNVLSTLNVPTLNSVTFKLREREVGKAVEMKCFSYAIAQNKGDSKGIQAALRCIVPHAFGDHCNCAVTWCGFKTDPASYKHKDLPYGKDLHGEKLQSALNNIFKDYCTDAVAEKLASMTNSQRNETLNSVVGSKNPKIRFYGGSDSNDFRIACGIAQTNLRYTYISRTLEALDIEPGNFCLKYGQKMTNQVNKDKIRKSSLDFKRGRANSHRQTCSQTARKEAREGKTYETGIGLNLDLNRISTVTSSTLKEIESIVPEYTTRPLAKQFKYEESKVYNILIFDTETTTTGKSAELCQLSATDQSRMHQFSTYVLPEQDIDYFASRSVDRAKSQTDKNIETVLLGHNSSIFDTPVLLRNSEKKLPCLQNSDGTFPKSNKSSLYNFLFAKSFEAHDALEDVLALRKIIFESRLELSLKIIIENSGVVSAAHAAKDVKYLDHRHLLMQSFKDNLYHPQYLKKNMVEKISGSGLSFDDLKMVYSKYGREGLIAILSKPPTSSSSASPRVSNTPRILATIVKYFEEKIPQ, from the exons aTGATATGCAAGGGCCACTTCCTACTGGCTGacaaagactacagaatttgTCGCACAGATGAATTCATTTCACCAACGAAG gCTGCCACCGAAAGAGAAGAAGCTATTCCCCGTGGAAGTCGATTCATTGACCTCGATGTGTTTCGGGAAAGTCTCCAAAGCTGCACTCACTGCCAATCAG GACCACTTTCCTTTTACCATGTGACTGATGAAGTACGGTACGGTCTAGCCAGCACATTTGTGATAAAATGTCCATTTTGTGGTAAAAGCAACCAAGTCAAAACTTCTGGACAACACCGAAGTGGAAAATGTAGTCCACCTGCTTTTGACATAAACACACGAGTGGTACTTGGCTGCCTTCATGCCGGCATTGGCCAGACCCATATAAACAATGTGCTGTCCACTTTAAATGTCCCAACATTAAATTCTGTAACTTTTAAACTGAGGGAAAGAGAGGTAGGGAAAGCTGTGGAAA TGAAGTGCTTTTCATATGCTATTGCCCAAAATAAGGGTGATTCAAAAGGAATTCAGGCAGCACTTAGGTGCATCGTTCCCCATGCGTTTGGAGACCATTGTAACTGTGCGGTTACTTGGTGTGGGTTCAAAACTGACCCAGCCTCCTACAAGCATAAAGACCTGCCCTACGGAAAAGATCTACATGGGGAAAAGTTGCAGTCAGCTTTGAATAACATCTTCAAAGATTACTGCACTGATGCTGTAGCAGAGAAGCTTGCATCCATGACAAACTCCCAAAGGAATGAGACTCTTAACAGTGTTGTAGGatccaaaaatccaaaaataagatTCTATGGTGGCAGCGATAGTAACGATTTCCGTATAGCCTGTGGGATTGCTCAGACAAATTTACGCTACACTTACATAAGCAGAACCCTTGAAGCACTCGACATAGAGCCTGGTAACTTTTGCTTGAAATATGGGCAAAAAATGACTAATCAGGTTAATAAGGATAAAATCCGAAAATcgtctttggatttcaaacggGGAAGAGCTAATAGTCATAGGCAAACCTGCTCCCAAACAGCACGAAAAGAAGCAAGAGAAGGGAAAACGTATGAAACAGGAATTGGACTGAATCTTGACCTAAACCGCATCTCAACAGTTACTTCAAGTACACTGAAAGAAATCGAAAGCATCGTTCCTGAATATACTACAAGACCACTGGCAAAGCAATTCAAATATGAAGAAAGCAAAGTTTACAATATCCTAATTTTTGACACTGAAACAACTACTACTGGAAAATCTGCTGAGCTCTGTCAACTCTCTGCTACAGATCAATCTCGCATGCATCAATTCTCAACTTATGTCTTGCCCGAACAAGACATCGATTACTTCGCTTCTAGA TCTGTGGACAGAGCCAAGTCCCAAACTGACAAAAACATCGAAACGGTTCTGCTTGGTCACAACTCGTCAATCTTTGACACTCCTGTACTTTTAAGAAATTCTG AAAAAAAACTGCCATGTTTGCAAAATTCCGATGGCACGTTTCCAAAATCCAACAAATCTTCGCTGTACAACTTCTTGTTTGCCAAATCCTTCGAAGCACATGATGCACTAGAAGATGTACTTGCACTCCGGAAGATAATTTTTGAATCACGACtggaactttctttgaaaataattatCGAGAATTCTGGTGTTGTAAGTGCAGCCCACGCTGCTAAGGACGTGAAGTATCTAGATCATCGCCATCTTTTGATGCAGTCGTTTAAAGACAATCTCTACCATCCACAATATCTCAAGAAGAACATGGTTGAAAAAATATCCGGTAGTGGGCTGTCATTTGACGATCTGAAAATGGTTTACAGCAAGTACGGAAGAGAAGGACTGATTGCGATCCTGTCCAAACCGCCGACCTCATCTTCATCAGCATCGCCACGAGTCTCCAACACGCCACGAATTTTGGCTACAATAGTTAAGTACTTCGAAGAAAAGATCCCGCAATAG